From a region of the Pseudanabaena sp. ABRG5-3 genome:
- the rppA gene encoding two-component system response regulator RppA — protein MRILLVDDEEELAEPLQRVLTNQGYVVDSANSGDRGWELAQVGEYDLLILDWMMPEKSGVEICRDLREKGDSTPVLMLTAKDTLDDRVTGLDSGADDYLVKPFELRELLARVRALLRRAPTPIAATSETSRLSYGDLELDHENQLVYRDQVAIALTEREYQLLEYFLLHPNQLLSHEQISQYIWKEGEDLPTSNALAAQIKLLRRKIDRDRQISLINTVYGKGYRFG, from the coding sequence ATGCGAATCTTGTTGGTGGATGATGAGGAAGAATTGGCGGAACCTTTGCAAAGGGTTTTGACGAATCAGGGCTATGTGGTGGATAGCGCCAATAGTGGCGATCGCGGTTGGGAGTTGGCACAAGTTGGTGAATATGATCTGCTGATTTTGGACTGGATGATGCCAGAGAAATCAGGTGTCGAGATTTGTCGAGATTTGCGCGAAAAAGGGGATAGTACGCCAGTGCTGATGCTTACCGCCAAAGATACCCTTGATGATCGCGTGACGGGTTTAGATAGCGGAGCCGATGACTATCTGGTCAAACCCTTTGAATTGCGAGAATTATTAGCCAGAGTAAGAGCTTTGTTGCGCCGCGCCCCAACACCGATCGCTGCAACCAGTGAAACTTCACGGTTAAGCTATGGGGATTTAGAACTCGATCACGAAAATCAATTGGTCTATCGCGATCAGGTGGCGATCGCTTTAACCGAAAGAGAATATCAACTTTTAGAATATTTCCTACTCCATCCCAATCAGTTGCTAAGTCATGAGCAGATCTCGCAATATATCTGGAAAGAAGGTGAAGATTTGCCCACTAGTAATGCCCTCGCCGCCCAAATAAAGTTACTACGCCGCAAAATAGATCGCGATCGGCAAATCTCTCTGATCAATACAGTGTATGGTAAGGGCTATCGTTTTGGTTGA